Proteins encoded together in one Oncorhynchus masou masou isolate Uvic2021 chromosome 3, UVic_Omas_1.1, whole genome shotgun sequence window:
- the LOC135512059 gene encoding myocilin-like translates to MWLQVALGLSYLVLSSQSQDRASLRHSNDHTGRCQYTFTVDNPAEASCSGTSGGPDMEAVKSRLTLLEALVSRLLGGKGAGGEGPGGGGDKTIQEAYSQAMRDKSQLQGDKEQLNRQVQGLQRRVDELSVAAETLRQRPCHQPQAAGAGLPLHELNQRPASDSLYQEMKAEVTEVPASRLIQDAGQNHTGCGELVSVGEPVLHRKADSITGKYGVWLQDPEPMASPYGNKTVWRIDTVGTDVRQLFAYEDMEQFAKGFPMKVMVLPEPVESTGATLYRGSLYYQRRRSRTLLRYDLAYESLAARLDLPHAGFHGQHPYSWGGYTDIDLAVDEQGLWAIYSTSKAKGAIVVSQLDPESLEVKRSWETNIRKNTVANSFMICGRLYTVASYTAPDTTVNHVFDTATGQGRGMAVPFKNRYRYNSMVDYNHAQRKLYAWDNFHMITYGVSLGRPSRSSQ, encoded by the exons ATGTGGCTCCAGGTAGCCTTGGGTCTGTCCTACCTGGTTCTGAGCTCCCAGAGCCAGGACAGAGCCTCCCTGAGACACTCCAATGACCACACGGGGCGCTGTCAGTACACCTTCACCGTGGACAACCCTGCCGAGGCGAGCTGCTCCGGGACCAGCGGAGGACCAGATATGGAGGCGGTGAAATCTCGTCTCACCCTGCTAGAGGCCCTGGTCAGCAGGCTGCTGGGGGGCaagggagcagggggagagggtccAGGGGGTGGGGGAGACAAGACCATCCAGGAAGCGTACTCCCAGGCCATGAGAGATAAGAGCCAGCTGCAGGGGGACAAGGAGCAGCTGAACAGGCAGGTGCAGGGGCTCCAGAGGAGGGTGGACGAACTGAGTGTGGCGGCTGAGACACTGCGACAGAGACCCTGCCACCAGCCCCAAGCCGCTGGAGCAGGACTCCCACTTCACGAGCTCAACCAGAGACCAGCCAGCG acTCTCTCTATCAGGAGATGAAGGCAGAGGTGACTGAGGTCCCAGCATCACGTCTCATTCAAGACGCTGGGCAGAACCACACAG GCTGTGGTGAGCTGGTGTCTGTGGGAGAGCCCGTCCTGCACCGAAAGGCTGACAGCATCACAGGGAAGTACGGGGTGTGGCTGCAGGACCCTGAGCCCATGGCCTCTCCATATGGAAACAAGACGGTGTGGCGCATCGACACAGTGGGCACGGACGTCCGCCAGCTGTTCGCCTATGAGGACATGGAGCAGTTTGCCAAGGGCTTCCCCATGAAGGTTATGGTGCTGCCTGAGCCCGTGGAGAGCACAGGGGCCACCCTGTACCGTGGTTCCCTCTACTACCAGCGCCGACGCAGCCGCACCCTGCTCCGCTACGACCTTGCCTACGAGAGCCTGGCGGCACGCCTGGACCTCCCCCACGCTGGCTTCCACGGACAGCACCCCTACTCCTGGGGCGGCTACACAGACATCGACCTGGCGGTGGACGAGCAGGGCCTGTGGGCCATCTACAGCACCAGCAAGGCCAAGGGAGCCATCGTGGTGTCCCAGCTGGACCCTGAGAGCCTGGAGGTGAAGAGGAGCTGGGAGACCAACATCAGGAAGAACACAGTGGCTAACTCTTTCATGATTTGCGGTCGGCTCTACACGGTGGCCAGCTACACCGCCCCAGACACCACTGTCAACCACGTGTTCGACACGGCCACTGGCCAGGGCAGAGGCATGGCAGTGCCCTTTAAGAACCGCTACCGCTACAACAGCATGGTGGACTACAACCATGCCCAGAGGAAGCTCTATGCCTGGGACAACTTCCACATGATCACCTACGGCGTCAGTTTGGGGAGACCCAGCAGAAGCAGCCAATAA